The genome window CAGATGAAAAAGCTAATCGCACTCGCTGTAGCGGCGTCGACACTCGCGATCTCCGGCCATGTCTATGCCGGGCCGCTAAGCAACCTGCACTCCAGTAACGTTGCTCCCATGGTTGTAGCGGGTAATCCAAACGACCCGGTTAATCCAGACTCACCGGGTGACCGCGTTGATCCAAACGTAGCAAGCTCGCCTTTTGCTGGTGTTGTAAGCATCTATATTCAATATGAAGATGGTGGTTATATCTGTACTGGCGCGATGATCGATAAATGGCATGTCGCCACCGCGGCACACTGTGTCGACGAGACTGACACAGGCGTTGCTATCGATCTCACCAATCCAAATAACAACCTGTCCATTCAATTAAATAATGATGGTTCATATCGTGATGACCGCGCGGGTAGCATTATTTCAGCACGCAATGCCACCATCCATCCTGACTATGAAGGCTTTGGGATCTGTCCAGATGGTTCGTTTGGTTGTGTTAATGATGACATCGCACTGATTGAATTGAGCAAGCCTGTCGGCGACGACATTCCAATTTATGAATTTCTTGATCGCCCTGTGATGGCCAACGACCAGTTTGTCATGGTCGGCTACGGTACCTCTGGTGATGCCGTCGATGGCTATTACGTGTCTCCAGACTTTGATGTTAAGCGTGTCGGCGCAAACGTCGTCGACCTATTTGAAACCGATGACGAAGGTGATTTCGTTTTCGGCCCTGATAATAGCGAAGGTTTAGCAGAAGTTTGGTACGCCGACTTCGACGGTGATCGTGACAGTGATGGCGTCGTAACCGGCGACGAAGATGCACATTGCTTCTACTACGGTATCTGTAGCGAACAACTGCCAAATGCCAATGACTGGGACAACATGGTTTGGGGTGAAGCCAACATTGGTGGCGGCGACTCTGGTGGCCCATCATTTATTTATGATGAAGCAACCGGCAAGTACCTGTTAGCGGCAAACAACACGTTCGGTATTCCAATCTATGATGGTGCGGGTGGTGACATCTTTGGTGGCATCGTTTACGGCGCTTACAGCGACTGGATAAACAACTATCTGAATACTACTAATGTGCCTGCGCCTGCGCCGTTAGCCTTACTTGGGCTGGGTCTGGTATGCTTGATGCTTAAGCGTAGAAAAGCGTAATTATCTACGTAAGATTCAGTTAGGCGCCTACCATAGGCGCCTTTTTTATGTTTAACGTGCAAAAACTAAATTTACCTTCGCCATGAGGGACTATTATGTGACCCCAAGATACACCTCTGTTAACATGCTGATTGAGTTCACCATTTTTCCGATATCAGACCCATGGCTCTGTTGAAGTCTTTGCTACAAAACCGCTGGATCTACATAATAACGCTGGTTATCTGCGTTATTGTTATCTCAGTTCTGGCATTTAACGACCCTCCAAAACAAGCCTCGATGCCCAACGATAAAATCAGTCATTATCTGGCTTTTTTTGCCCTGGCATTGCTTATCTCCCATGGCCTGTTACTGAAGATCCGTTATCAACTGGTGCTGTTGGGAAGTTACGGGCTGCTCATTGAATGGGTGCAGAGCTATCTTCCTTATCGCACCGCCAGTATTGCGGATTTTGCAGCGGATATGGCTGGTGCCCTCACCTATTATCTGATTGCAGCCATCATCAGCTTAATCTATCGACATTTTTTCCAGCAGGAGACCAACCATGCCAGTTAACCCACATATCACCGTACTCGGCATGGGTGCGCTTGGTCAGCTTTATGCTGGCTCTTTAGCAAAACTAGGCGCACAGGTGACGGGCTTAAGCCGCGCAGGCACAGTGGAGTCCGTTAGTTTTATGACGCCACAAGGGTTGCAGAAAGTCGCCCTGTCGACAGAGCTGCCTGAGCTATATGACATTTTGCTTGTCACGACCAAGGCATACCAAGCCGTTGATGCGGTACAGTCCCATGCCAGAGCGATTGGCCCGAGTACCACGATTGTGTTGTTACACAATGGCATGGGTACCCTGGCACCGTTGAAGAAGCGTTTTCCAGACTGCACCATCTGGTTGGGAACCAGTAGCCACGGTGCCCTGCTAGAGCACGGCATACTCAAGCACACAGGCGCAGGAGAAACCTGGCTAGGATTTGGCTATGGTGATCGTAACAGTGAGCAAG of Corallincola holothuriorum contains these proteins:
- a CDS encoding trypsin-like serine protease, whose amino-acid sequence is MKKLIALAVAASTLAISGHVYAGPLSNLHSSNVAPMVVAGNPNDPVNPDSPGDRVDPNVASSPFAGVVSIYIQYEDGGYICTGAMIDKWHVATAAHCVDETDTGVAIDLTNPNNNLSIQLNNDGSYRDDRAGSIISARNATIHPDYEGFGICPDGSFGCVNDDIALIELSKPVGDDIPIYEFLDRPVMANDQFVMVGYGTSGDAVDGYYVSPDFDVKRVGANVVDLFETDDEGDFVFGPDNSEGLAEVWYADFDGDRDSDGVVTGDEDAHCFYYGICSEQLPNANDWDNMVWGEANIGGGDSGGPSFIYDEATGKYLLAANNTFGIPIYDGAGGDIFGGIVYGAYSDWINNYLNTTNVPAPAPLALLGLGLVCLMLKRRKA
- a CDS encoding VanZ family protein, giving the protein MPNDKISHYLAFFALALLISHGLLLKIRYQLVLLGSYGLLIEWVQSYLPYRTASIADFAADMAGALTYYLIAAIISLIYRHFFQQETNHAS